In a single window of the Nocardioides massiliensis genome:
- a CDS encoding response regulator gives MAPIRVFVLDDHEIVRRGLRELLQSEPDLEVVGEAGTAAQALTQIASLLPDVAIVDARLPDGSGVEVCRSIRSAHPSVQVLILTSFDDDEALYSAILGGAGGYVLKQVQGEALIHNVRRVAQGYSVLDPALVERVAARMRSRPANDQDPLAGLNEQERKILDLIAEGLSNRQIGERLFLAEKTIKNYVSAILAKLGLERRTQAAMLVARRTSRDSSR, from the coding sequence ATGGCGCCGATCCGTGTGTTTGTCCTCGACGACCACGAGATCGTCCGCCGGGGGCTGCGTGAGCTCCTCCAGTCCGAGCCCGACCTGGAGGTCGTCGGCGAGGCCGGCACCGCCGCGCAGGCACTCACCCAGATCGCCTCGCTCCTGCCCGACGTCGCCATCGTGGATGCCCGGCTGCCTGACGGCAGCGGGGTGGAGGTCTGCCGGTCCATCCGGTCGGCGCACCCGAGCGTGCAGGTCTTGATCCTCACCAGCTTCGATGACGACGAGGCGCTCTACAGCGCCATCTTGGGCGGCGCCGGCGGCTACGTCCTCAAGCAGGTCCAGGGCGAGGCGCTGATTCACAACGTGCGCCGAGTAGCCCAGGGATACTCCGTGCTCGACCCTGCGCTCGTCGAGCGCGTCGCGGCGCGGATGCGGAGCCGCCCAGCGAACGACCAGGATCCGTTGGCCGGGCTCAACGAGCAGGAGCGCAAGATCCTCGACCTGATCGCCGAGGGGTTGTCGAACCGGCAGATCGGCGAGCGTCTCTTCCTGGCCGAGAAGACCATCAAGAACTACGTCTCTGCCATCTTGGCGAAGCTGGGACTCGAGCGGCGTACACAGGCGGCGATGCTGGTGGCACGGCGGACATCGCGGGACTCGTCGCGTTAG
- a CDS encoding sensor histidine kinase yields the protein MEERLEVSRTDAVLDAIAALAVDADVDRVLSRFAGVVVDLVGGSSGALTVGAHLDAPARTYAAPADPASTTARTLTIPIFIGAREAGALQVGCAGDRTFSAEDRRIITTFAQAAGMAISVGREIARSERRHRWLAASAVLATLLHDLHSAEEAMTALAAHVRAAAAAAVVAVVVLDEGPSEPGGPVGPAGPVTLRPRIVGHDGLSEEDVAALARVLTPALVEAGREGRVRAVDAPDGSVVLLAPLRAEVARDGLLMVGYPTPRRDLDPEEAGMLAAFADHVSLVLDRVQALLDHQELLLLGDRERIARDLHDHVVQRIFAVGLQLERARRAGDLDEVRDRLTGAMEDLDGTISEIRRTIFHLERPHSRSVRGAVAAVVREYAEVLQSVPELRFDGPVDAAVGQELTEHLVAVVRESLSNVARHAGARACRVEVAVDAERLRLTVTDDGVGTSGRRRGTGLRNAERRARALGGTFEVTTPDDGGTRLQWEVPSAFSRVD from the coding sequence GTGGAGGAGCGCCTGGAGGTTTCTCGCACCGACGCCGTCCTCGACGCCATCGCCGCCCTCGCGGTCGATGCCGACGTCGATCGGGTGCTGAGCAGGTTCGCCGGTGTCGTCGTCGACCTCGTGGGTGGCTCGAGCGGAGCCCTGACCGTCGGCGCGCATCTCGATGCCCCTGCCCGGACCTATGCCGCACCCGCCGACCCGGCTTCGACGACCGCGCGGACCTTGACGATCCCCATCTTCATCGGTGCCCGGGAGGCGGGTGCGTTGCAGGTCGGCTGCGCTGGTGACCGTACGTTCTCGGCGGAGGATCGACGCATCATCACCACCTTCGCCCAGGCAGCGGGAATGGCGATCAGCGTGGGGCGCGAGATCGCCCGCAGCGAGCGACGGCATCGTTGGCTCGCGGCCTCTGCGGTGCTCGCGACGCTGCTGCACGACCTGCACTCCGCCGAGGAGGCGATGACCGCGCTTGCCGCACACGTCCGCGCAGCCGCGGCCGCCGCGGTCGTCGCCGTGGTCGTGCTCGACGAGGGCCCGTCCGAGCCGGGTGGTCCTGTCGGTCCGGCTGGTCCGGTCACGCTGCGACCCCGGATCGTCGGTCACGACGGGCTGAGCGAGGAGGATGTCGCAGCGCTCGCCCGTGTCCTCACGCCGGCGCTGGTCGAGGCCGGTCGCGAGGGGCGCGTGCGAGCCGTCGACGCTCCGGACGGCTCCGTCGTGCTCCTCGCGCCGCTGCGGGCCGAGGTCGCTCGCGACGGACTCCTGATGGTGGGCTACCCGACCCCGCGTCGTGACCTGGACCCCGAGGAGGCCGGCATGCTGGCGGCGTTCGCGGACCACGTGTCCCTGGTGCTCGACCGGGTGCAGGCCCTTCTCGACCACCAGGAGCTCCTCCTGCTGGGCGACCGGGAGAGGATCGCGCGCGACCTGCACGACCACGTCGTCCAGCGCATCTTCGCCGTCGGGTTGCAGCTGGAGCGGGCGCGGCGTGCCGGCGACCTCGACGAGGTCCGGGATCGGCTCACCGGTGCGATGGAGGATCTCGACGGCACCATCTCCGAGATCAGGCGCACGATCTTCCACCTCGAGCGACCGCACTCCCGTTCCGTCCGGGGGGCGGTGGCCGCGGTCGTGCGGGAGTACGCGGAGGTGCTGCAATCCGTCCCGGAGCTGCGGTTCGACGGACCCGTGGACGCAGCGGTGGGCCAGGAGCTGACCGAGCACCTGGTCGCGGTCGTGCGCGAGTCGCTCTCCAACGTCGCGCGGCATGCCGGCGCCCGCGCCTGCCGGGTCGAGGTGGCCGTCGACGCCGAACGACTCCGACTGACCGTCACCGACGACGGTGTCGGCACGTCGGGGCGCCGCCGCGGCACCGGCTTGCGCAACGCCGAGCGCCGGGCCCGGGCTCTCGGCGGCACCTTCGAGGTGACCACGCCAGACGACGGGGGGACCCGACTGCAGTGGGAGGTCCCCAGCGCATTCTCCAGGGTCGACTAA
- a CDS encoding MarR family winged helix-turn-helix transcriptional regulator: MTGRPERSELFEVVEREVGAILARARTALHERATLVHPALNGSAYLCLITLREHPGGCPQSRLVELLSLDKAVVSRAVSDLERLGFVVRRRDDRDGRVHLLSLTDAAWARLAEVAEVRRATFVARFDAWSDDDVAEFAAALRRYNAVFETGAGTTRAGTTREPVAT, from the coding sequence GTGACGGGCCGGCCGGAGCGGTCCGAGCTGTTCGAGGTCGTGGAGCGCGAGGTCGGCGCGATCCTCGCCCGGGCCCGCACCGCGCTCCACGAGCGGGCAACGCTGGTCCACCCGGCGCTCAACGGCTCGGCGTACCTGTGCCTGATCACCCTGCGCGAGCACCCCGGCGGGTGCCCGCAGAGCCGGTTGGTCGAGCTGCTGTCCCTCGACAAGGCCGTGGTGTCGCGGGCGGTCAGCGACCTGGAGCGTCTGGGGTTCGTGGTGCGCCGTCGCGACGACCGCGACGGTCGGGTCCACCTGCTCAGCCTCACCGACGCGGCCTGGGCGCGGCTCGCGGAGGTCGCCGAGGTGCGCCGCGCGACGTTCGTCGCGAGGTTCGATGCCTGGAGCGACGACGACGTCGCGGAGTTCGCCGCGGCGCTGCGCCGCTACAACGCGGTCTTCGAGACCGGGGCCGGCACGACGAGAGCCGGCACCACGAGAGAACCTGTCGCGACATAG
- a CDS encoding MDR family MFS transporter, with amino-acid sequence MLRRTTTVPEVDSPIAGSAAVPTETATAGSPGTPDVPAPMTHRQVLRVLVGLLSAMFVAMLSSTIVSNALPRIVADLEGTESGFTWVVIATMLTMTASTPLWGKLADLVNQKLLLQVALVLFMLGSLAAGFAPSMGTLIAARAFQGIGVGGLTALVQIVIASMVSPRERGRYSGYIGAVFALATVSGPLIGGLIVDTPFLGWRWCFFVGVPIGVVAFVVLQRTLHLTHIKREAKVDYLGAILVASSVSILLAWVSLAGHDFAWLSAETAWMVGGGVLLLIATGIVEARTADPIVPLRLFADRTTVLATIASVMIGVAMFGSTVYLSQYFQIARGMSPTKAGMMSIFMVGGLMVSSLATGQIISRTGVWKRYLVAGGLLTTIGIALLSFIDAQTPLILVGLAMLVLGLGMGATMQNLVLAVQNSTALRDMGAVSSLVTFFRSMGGSVGIAVLGAVLGHRVADDVSAGLGALGVEGGGEQARTIPDPSTLAGPVRTVVENAYADASAHLFLIAVPFMVVALVCMVLIREVPLRTTVHRADEVEGAA; translated from the coding sequence GTGCTCCGACGTACCACCACCGTTCCCGAGGTCGACTCGCCGATCGCCGGCTCCGCCGCCGTCCCCACGGAGACGGCCACCGCCGGCTCACCCGGGACCCCGGACGTGCCTGCGCCGATGACCCACCGGCAGGTCCTGCGCGTCCTCGTGGGCCTGCTGAGCGCGATGTTCGTCGCGATGCTTTCCTCGACGATCGTCTCCAACGCCCTGCCGCGGATCGTCGCCGACCTCGAGGGCACGGAGTCCGGCTTCACCTGGGTCGTGATCGCCACGATGCTCACCATGACCGCGAGCACCCCGCTGTGGGGCAAGCTTGCCGACCTGGTCAACCAGAAGCTGCTGCTGCAGGTCGCGCTGGTGCTCTTCATGCTCGGCTCCCTGGCGGCCGGCTTCGCGCCGTCGATGGGCACGCTGATCGCCGCTCGCGCCTTCCAGGGCATCGGCGTCGGTGGGCTGACGGCCCTGGTGCAGATCGTGATCGCCAGCATGGTGTCGCCGCGGGAGCGCGGGCGCTATTCCGGCTACATCGGGGCGGTCTTCGCGCTCGCCACCGTCAGCGGCCCGCTCATCGGCGGTCTGATCGTCGACACGCCGTTCCTCGGCTGGCGCTGGTGCTTCTTCGTCGGCGTGCCGATCGGCGTGGTCGCCTTCGTCGTCCTGCAGCGCACCCTGCACCTGACCCACATCAAGCGCGAGGCCAAGGTCGACTACCTCGGCGCCATCCTCGTCGCCTCCTCGGTCTCGATCCTGCTGGCCTGGGTCTCGCTCGCCGGGCACGACTTCGCCTGGTTGTCGGCCGAGACCGCGTGGATGGTCGGCGGCGGCGTGCTGCTGCTGATCGCCACCGGCATCGTCGAGGCCCGCACGGCCGACCCGATCGTGCCGCTGCGCCTCTTCGCCGACCGCACGACGGTGCTGGCCACCATCGCCTCGGTGATGATCGGCGTTGCGATGTTCGGGTCCACGGTCTATCTCTCGCAGTACTTCCAGATCGCGCGCGGCATGAGTCCGACCAAGGCCGGCATGATGTCGATCTTCATGGTCGGCGGCCTGATGGTCTCCAGCCTCGCGACCGGGCAGATCATCAGCCGCACCGGTGTGTGGAAGCGGTACCTCGTCGCGGGCGGGCTGCTGACGACCATCGGCATCGCCCTGCTGTCCTTCATCGACGCCCAGACCCCGCTGATCCTCGTGGGTCTCGCCATGCTGGTCCTGGGGCTCGGCATGGGCGCGACGATGCAGAACCTCGTCCTCGCCGTGCAGAACTCCACCGCGCTGCGCGACATGGGTGCGGTCAGCTCGCTGGTGACCTTCTTCCGGTCGATGGGTGGCAGTGTCGGCATCGCCGTCCTCGGTGCCGTCTTGGGCCACCGTGTCGCCGACGACGTCAGCGCCGGACTCGGTGCCCTGGGCGTCGAGGGCGGCGGCGAGCAGGCGCGCACGATCCCCGATCCGTCCACACTCGCCGGGCCGGTCCGCACGGTGGTGGAGAACGCGTACGCCGACGCCAGCGCCCACCTGTTCCTCATCGCGGTGCCGTTCATGGTGGTCGCCCTGGTCTGCATGGTCCTGATCCGCGAGGTGCCGCTGCGCACGACCGTCCACCGCGCCGACGAGGTGGAGGGCGCCGCGTGA
- a CDS encoding glycoside hydrolase family 13 protein, whose translation MTAPLSALPHHDGSAGYRVRPDAISLGDEVTVRVRVPHAVGDAAPSHGAYDGVWVRSTPDGEPAYVALRRGAEDGQAVWWEGELAVRNPVQRYRFLLVRGTGAQQEQHWLSASGLHTRDVPDAEDFVVSVHTPAPDWGRDGVVYQIFPDRFARSDRAAERPTPAWARPATSWDEPPVFGHPDEPLHFFGGDLDGITDHLDHIAEVGADIVYTTPLFPGESNHRYNASTFDAIDPLLGGDEALVRLVEAVHARGWRMLGDLTSNHTGDSHEWFRRALADPSSAERGFYFFDEDGDYECWQGYRTLPKLDHTDPELTRRFHAVVRRWLEPPYSLDGWRIDVANMTGRRAATDVARDVARALRATVTGVRPDGLVLAEHGHDASGDLDGDGWHGTMNYYGFSFPVWTWLRNPDRAVPSFGLPVGTARRSGPEAFGAMRAFGARFGWDAVQTSWNILSSHDSPRIRTLTGSAERHHVAAGLQFTLPGVPMIFAGDELGFEGTTGEDSRRTMPWDRAAEWDRTTLELYAALSALRREHAALRRGSLRWLAIEDDAVAWVREHPEGDVVVAAWRAGATLSVELPASPPTLVTGAHDTGARARGPAFAVWTP comes from the coding sequence GTGACCGCCCCGCTGAGTGCCCTCCCCCACCACGACGGCTCCGCCGGCTACCGCGTCCGGCCGGACGCCATCAGCCTCGGGGACGAGGTGACCGTCCGGGTCCGTGTCCCGCACGCGGTCGGGGACGCGGCCCCCTCCCACGGCGCGTACGACGGGGTGTGGGTGCGCTCGACGCCGGACGGTGAGCCGGCGTACGTCGCGCTGCGCCGAGGCGCCGAGGACGGCCAAGCCGTCTGGTGGGAGGGCGAGCTGGCGGTGCGCAACCCCGTCCAGCGCTACCGCTTCCTGCTGGTGCGCGGCACCGGAGCCCAGCAGGAGCAGCACTGGCTCAGCGCGAGCGGACTGCACACCCGCGACGTGCCGGACGCGGAGGACTTCGTGGTGTCCGTGCACACCCCGGCTCCCGACTGGGGACGCGACGGCGTGGTCTACCAGATCTTTCCCGACCGGTTCGCCCGCTCGGACCGCGCCGCCGAGCGCCCCACGCCGGCCTGGGCGCGGCCTGCGACGTCGTGGGACGAGCCGCCGGTCTTCGGCCACCCCGACGAGCCACTGCACTTCTTCGGCGGTGACCTCGACGGCATCACCGACCACCTCGACCACATCGCCGAGGTCGGTGCCGACATCGTCTACACGACCCCGCTGTTCCCCGGCGAGAGCAACCACCGCTACAACGCCTCCACCTTCGACGCGATCGACCCCCTGCTCGGTGGTGACGAGGCACTGGTGCGGCTGGTCGAGGCGGTGCACGCGCGCGGCTGGCGGATGCTCGGCGACCTCACCAGCAACCACACCGGCGACAGCCACGAGTGGTTCCGGCGAGCGCTCGCCGACCCGAGCTCGGCCGAGCGCGGCTTCTACTTCTTCGACGAGGACGGCGACTACGAGTGCTGGCAGGGCTACCGCACCCTGCCGAAGCTCGACCACACCGATCCCGAGCTCACCCGCCGCTTCCATGCCGTCGTACGCCGCTGGCTGGAGCCGCCGTACTCCCTCGACGGGTGGCGCATCGACGTGGCCAACATGACCGGCCGGCGCGCAGCGACCGATGTGGCGCGCGACGTGGCCCGCGCGCTGCGGGCGACCGTCACCGGCGTACGCCCCGACGGGCTGGTCCTCGCCGAGCACGGCCACGACGCCTCCGGCGACCTCGACGGCGACGGCTGGCACGGGACGATGAACTACTACGGGTTCTCGTTCCCGGTCTGGACCTGGCTGCGCAACCCCGACCGGGCGGTGCCGAGCTTCGGGCTGCCGGTCGGCACGGCGCGGCGCAGCGGACCGGAGGCGTTCGGCGCCATGCGGGCGTTCGGCGCACGGTTCGGGTGGGACGCGGTGCAGACAAGCTGGAACATCCTGTCCTCGCACGACAGCCCGCGGATCCGCACGCTCACCGGCTCTGCCGAGCGCCACCACGTCGCGGCCGGGCTGCAGTTCACACTGCCGGGCGTGCCGATGATCTTCGCCGGCGACGAGCTCGGCTTCGAGGGCACGACCGGCGAGGACAGCCGGCGCACGATGCCCTGGGACCGGGCCGCGGAGTGGGACCGCACCACCCTCGAGCTGTACGCCGCCCTGTCCGCCCTGCGCCGCGAGCACGCCGCGCTGCGGCGCGGCAGCCTGCGGTGGCTCGCGATCGAGGACGACGCCGTCGCCTGGGTGCGCGAGCACCCCGAGGGCGACGTCGTGGTGGCTGCGTGGCGCGCGGGTGCCACGCTGTCGGTGGAGCTGCCTGCGTCCCCTCCCACGCTCGTGACCGGCGCCCACGACACGGGGGCGCGGGCGCGGGGACCCGCGTTCGCGGTGTGGACGCCGTAG
- a CDS encoding DUF4032 domain-containing protein, whose amino-acid sequence MATGARDRSAAHAMRVVAHRPDPNLLRLPWGVPLEEWGEPHVVPLPRGISRHVVRIVRAEREVYAVKETQEPIAFREYRLLRDLQRLGLPAVVPAAVVTGRRTPEGEDLPVALVTRHLRFSLPYRSLFGQGSRGRNAQELLETLVDALVVLLARLHLSGFFWGDVSLSNVLFRRSAGDLAAYLVDAETGELHPELTDGQRRHDVTLGTENVFAEILDLQAGDLMSTDVDPHLVVDRITERYEDLWGQLTGTEEFTPDEMWRIEQRVARLNDMGFDVAELDIVADWNGSTVRIQPRVVESGHHRRELLGLTGMDVEDNQARRLLNDLASFTAHHDLGDEDRGIVAGRWLTTVYEPITAMIPHELRGRLEPAEVFHEILEHRWYLSERAGREVDIFDAARSYIDSELAQRPVEDAVTDAQ is encoded by the coding sequence ATGGCAACCGGAGCGCGTGACCGGTCCGCCGCCCACGCCATGCGGGTGGTGGCGCACCGCCCCGACCCCAACCTGCTGCGGCTGCCGTGGGGCGTGCCGCTCGAGGAGTGGGGCGAGCCGCACGTCGTACCCCTCCCGCGGGGCATCTCGCGCCACGTCGTGCGCATCGTGCGGGCCGAGCGTGAGGTGTACGCCGTCAAGGAGACCCAGGAGCCGATCGCGTTCCGGGAGTACCGCCTCCTGCGGGACCTGCAGCGCCTGGGGCTGCCGGCGGTCGTGCCGGCCGCGGTCGTCACCGGGCGGCGTACGCCTGAGGGCGAGGACCTGCCGGTCGCGCTGGTGACGCGGCACCTGCGCTTCTCGCTGCCCTATCGGTCGCTGTTCGGGCAGGGCTCACGCGGGCGCAACGCCCAGGAGCTGCTCGAGACCCTCGTCGACGCGCTCGTCGTGCTGCTCGCCCGGCTGCACCTGAGCGGGTTCTTCTGGGGCGACGTGTCGTTGTCCAACGTGCTGTTCCGCCGCAGCGCCGGTGATCTGGCGGCCTACCTCGTCGACGCGGAGACCGGCGAGCTGCATCCCGAGCTCACCGACGGCCAGCGCCGCCACGACGTCACCCTCGGCACCGAGAACGTCTTCGCCGAGATCCTCGACCTGCAGGCCGGCGACCTGATGTCGACCGACGTCGACCCGCATCTGGTGGTGGACCGCATCACCGAGCGCTACGAGGACCTGTGGGGCCAGCTCACCGGCACCGAGGAGTTCACCCCCGACGAGATGTGGCGCATCGAGCAGCGGGTCGCCCGGCTCAACGACATGGGCTTCGACGTCGCCGAGCTCGACATCGTCGCCGACTGGAACGGCTCGACCGTGCGCATCCAGCCGCGCGTGGTGGAGTCCGGACATCACCGCCGCGAGCTGCTCGGGCTCACCGGCATGGACGTCGAGGACAACCAGGCGCGGCGGCTGCTCAACGACCTCGCGTCGTTCACCGCCCACCACGACCTCGGCGACGAGGACCGCGGCATCGTCGCGGGTCGTTGGCTCACCACCGTCTATGAGCCGATCACCGCGATGATCCCGCACGAGCTGCGCGGCCGACTGGAGCCGGCCGAGGTCTTCCACGAGATCCTCGAGCACCGGTGGTACCTCTCGGAGCGCGCCGGTCGCGAGGTCGACATCTTCGACGCCGCGCGCTCCTACATCGACTCCGAGCTCGCCCAGCGCCCCGTGGAGGACGCGGTCACCGACGCGCAGTGA
- a CDS encoding choice-of-anchor P family protein: MSPRPLPAAASVTRRVRRPLTRGALAATAVVLTSCMLANPSLAVEEPGAEAPPAAAFSGYSSAASASPLKIEIYEPTIPIPSEPQAEVMLAYTRADTSSGSGKSRATWLWPGDAIGEGLKTFVEQLGLPAILGAAGYPIQTNAEFPGGPEFEALEPVPGVLTMRSSADGDLVAGRVGFTTDGDVDKADAPVASGSDEGRSGGRAGAKAGKDAAPADRAAGSGGLLGGLLPGLGGSRSGAGGGPLGDLLGPVTSLLGGGGSRADTNAIPALPGLVEVDGLTSISRTTTGDDQIGTTARASLGDVSLLGGIVQLEGVSVVSRTVADGQEGKGSGRATVGALRIAGIEFGLDDKGPIVPGGNPGIPGLPDDPLEALNALGISLKMPKSTRTVDGTTAEVVTRGMELTIDLAILRPVLSQLPLQDLLDPIPFPEEAAILKSLLGAIPNLAPKVVVTLGTARSKTATVQGIELPSIGDPDDLDPGSVNGGDTGTDPGTDPGAGGDLGDTGSGDLGGALGEGSAPGDAGGSGDAGTGELTDAAPMGSGLPPLNSIPGALMFGGLAAAGVLGLWLRRLGIAALGGAGSCSHGLDTGLPDLRKA, translated from the coding sequence ATGAGCCCGCGACCGTTGCCCGCAGCTGCGTCCGTCACGCGGCGCGTCCGTCGTCCCCTCACCCGTGGAGCGCTCGCGGCGACTGCCGTCGTGCTCACCTCGTGCATGCTGGCCAACCCCAGCCTCGCGGTCGAGGAGCCCGGGGCGGAGGCGCCGCCGGCGGCGGCGTTCTCCGGCTACAGCTCGGCCGCCTCGGCGAGCCCGCTGAAGATCGAGATCTACGAGCCGACCATCCCGATCCCGTCGGAGCCGCAGGCCGAGGTGATGCTCGCCTACACGCGTGCCGACACGTCCTCGGGCTCCGGCAAGTCGCGCGCGACGTGGCTGTGGCCCGGCGACGCGATCGGCGAGGGCCTGAAGACCTTCGTCGAGCAGCTCGGCCTGCCCGCCATCCTCGGCGCGGCCGGCTACCCGATCCAGACCAACGCCGAGTTCCCCGGAGGTCCGGAGTTCGAGGCCCTCGAGCCCGTGCCCGGCGTGCTGACGATGCGCTCGAGCGCCGACGGCGACCTGGTTGCGGGGCGGGTCGGGTTCACCACCGACGGTGACGTCGACAAGGCCGATGCTCCCGTGGCGTCCGGCAGCGACGAGGGTCGTTCCGGTGGTCGTGCGGGTGCCAAGGCCGGCAAGGACGCCGCGCCCGCCGACCGCGCCGCAGGCTCGGGCGGACTGCTCGGTGGCCTCCTTCCTGGCCTGGGCGGCTCGCGCTCCGGCGCGGGCGGTGGCCCGCTCGGCGACCTGTTGGGCCCCGTCACGTCCCTGCTCGGGGGCGGGGGCAGCCGAGCAGACACCAACGCCATCCCGGCGCTGCCCGGTCTGGTCGAGGTCGACGGTCTGACCTCGATCAGCCGCACGACGACCGGCGACGACCAGATCGGCACCACTGCCCGGGCGTCGTTGGGCGACGTCTCGTTGCTCGGCGGCATCGTCCAGCTCGAGGGCGTCAGCGTCGTGTCCCGCACCGTCGCCGACGGCCAGGAGGGCAAGGGCAGCGGTCGTGCGACCGTCGGCGCCCTCCGGATCGCCGGCATCGAGTTCGGTCTCGACGACAAGGGCCCCATCGTCCCCGGCGGCAACCCGGGCATCCCGGGCCTGCCCGACGACCCCCTGGAGGCGCTGAACGCGCTCGGCATCTCGTTGAAGATGCCGAAGTCGACGCGCACGGTCGACGGCACCACGGCCGAGGTGGTCACGCGCGGCATGGAGCTGACGATCGACCTGGCGATCCTGCGCCCGGTCCTGAGCCAGCTGCCGCTGCAGGACCTGCTCGACCCGATCCCGTTCCCCGAGGAGGCGGCGATCCTCAAGAGCCTGCTCGGTGCGATCCCCAACCTCGCCCCGAAGGTGGTCGTGACCCTCGGCACCGCCCGGTCGAAGACCGCCACGGTGCAGGGCATCGAGCTGCCGTCGATCGGTGACCCCGACGACCTCGACCCGGGCAGCGTCAACGGCGGCGACACCGGCACCGACCCGGGCACCGACCCGGGCGCTGGCGGCGACCTCGGTGACACGGGCTCGGGTGACCTCGGCGGCGCGCTCGGCGAGGGATCGGCCCCCGGTGACGCCGGCGGTTCCGGCGACGCCGGCACCGGTGAGCTGACCGACGCCGCCCCGATGGGGTCCGGTCTCCCCCCGCTCAACAGCATCCCCGGCGCCCTGATGTTCGGTGGTCTCGCGGCCGCGGGCGTCCTGGGCCTGTGGTTGCGCCGTCTCGGCATCGCCGCCCTCGGTGGGGCGGGCTCCTGCTCCCACGGACTCGACACCGGTCTCCCCGACCTGCGAAAGGCCTGA
- a CDS encoding ABC transporter ATP-binding protein — MSIPILEVCGLRAAYGRIEVLRGVDLTVPKGAVVALLGPNGAGKSTLLKVVSGQMAPTDGHIHLAGVSIHDPDPEKLARLGLCTIPEGRSVFPNLTVEENLTLVSYAGVPAEAVLETAFAYFPKLLQRRKQLAGTMSGGEQQMLALSRALASDPALLLLDELSMGLAPLIVEELYDTVAQIAETGVSILCIEQFARTALRVSDYAAVMTGGRIVATGEPAEINETMSEVILGGAA, encoded by the coding sequence ATGAGCATCCCCATCCTGGAGGTGTGCGGCCTGCGCGCGGCGTACGGCCGGATCGAGGTGCTGCGCGGCGTCGACCTCACGGTGCCGAAGGGCGCCGTGGTCGCGTTGCTGGGCCCCAACGGTGCCGGCAAGTCCACGCTGCTGAAGGTGGTCAGCGGCCAGATGGCGCCCACCGACGGCCACATCCACCTCGCCGGGGTCAGCATCCACGACCCCGACCCCGAGAAGCTCGCGCGGCTGGGGCTGTGCACGATCCCCGAGGGTCGCTCGGTGTTCCCCAACCTCACGGTCGAGGAGAACCTCACCCTGGTGTCGTACGCCGGAGTCCCCGCCGAGGCCGTGCTCGAGACGGCGTTCGCGTACTTCCCCAAGCTCCTGCAGCGGCGCAAGCAGCTGGCCGGCACGATGTCGGGCGGTGAGCAGCAGATGCTCGCGTTGTCGCGTGCCCTGGCCTCCGACCCCGCGCTGCTGCTGCTCGACGAGCTCTCCATGGGGCTCGCGCCGCTGATCGTCGAGGAGCTCTACGACACCGTCGCGCAGATCGCGGAGACCGGCGTGTCGATCCTGTGCATCGAGCAGTTCGCACGTACGGCGCTGCGGGTCTCCGACTACGCAGCCGTCATGACCGGGGGACGCATCGTCGCCACCGGTGAGCCCGCCGAGATCAACGAGACCATGTCCGAGGTCATCCTGGGAGGTGCGGCATGA
- a CDS encoding ABC transporter ATP-binding protein, producing MALLEVDDVVVQFGGVTAVDHAVFAVEPGQITGLIGPNGAGKTTCFNVITGLQKPTKGHVRFDGKDITSLSVHRRSRRGMARTFQRLEAFGSLTVRENVKVALDIHRGLRGLVRRSSTDIDALLERVGVAAYAEERADSIPTGAARLLELARCLAGEPKLLLLDEPSSGLDESETDAFGALLKDLTREGKAVLMVEHDMDLVMGVCDDIHVLDFGKVIASGKPAEIRTNAAVQKAYLGYSDEDERPSEQTRTDLAPVGAGAAYADPYDEGATTVIPAVTAPIDQENR from the coding sequence GTGGCACTGCTCGAGGTTGACGACGTCGTCGTCCAGTTCGGCGGGGTGACCGCGGTCGACCACGCGGTCTTCGCGGTCGAGCCCGGCCAGATCACCGGGCTGATCGGCCCCAACGGCGCCGGCAAGACGACCTGCTTCAACGTGATCACCGGTCTGCAGAAGCCCACCAAGGGCCATGTGCGTTTCGATGGCAAGGACATCACCTCGCTGTCGGTGCACCGCCGCTCGCGCCGCGGGATGGCGCGCACCTTCCAGCGGCTCGAGGCCTTCGGCTCCCTGACCGTCCGGGAGAACGTCAAGGTCGCGCTCGACATCCACCGCGGGCTCCGCGGCCTGGTCCGGCGCAGCTCGACCGACATCGACGCGCTGCTCGAGCGGGTCGGGGTGGCGGCGTACGCCGAGGAGCGGGCCGACTCGATCCCCACGGGCGCCGCGCGCCTGCTGGAGCTGGCGCGGTGCCTGGCCGGGGAGCCGAAGCTGCTGCTGCTCGACGAGCCGTCGTCGGGTCTCGACGAGTCCGAGACCGACGCGTTCGGCGCGCTGCTCAAGGACCTGACCCGCGAGGGCAAGGCGGTCCTCATGGTCGAGCACGACATGGACCTCGTGATGGGTGTCTGCGACGACATCCACGTCCTCGACTTCGGCAAGGTGATCGCCTCGGGCAAGCCCGCCGAGATCCGTACCAACGCCGCCGTCCAGAAGGCCTACCTGGGCTACTCCGACGAGGACGAGCGCCCGTCCGAGCAGACCCGCACCGATCTCGCGCCCGTGGGCGCCGGTGCCGCCTACGCCGACCCCTACGACGAGGGGGCCACGACCGTGATCCCCGCTGTCACCGCACCGATCGATCAGGAGAACCGATGA